One genomic segment of Odocoileus virginianus isolate 20LAN1187 ecotype Illinois chromosome 33, Ovbor_1.2, whole genome shotgun sequence includes these proteins:
- the NCF1 gene encoding neutrophil cytosol factor 1 isoform X2, whose amino-acid sequence MFPIEAGDINPQNRIIPHLPAPRWFDGQRAAESRQGTLTEYCSALMSLPVKISRCPHFLDFFRVRPDDLKLPTDSQVKKPETYLMPKDGKSNTADITGPIILQTYRAIADYEKGSSSQMALATGDVVEVVEKNESGWWFCQMKTKRGWVPASYLEPLDSPDEAEDPEPNYEGEPYVTIKAYTAVLEDEMSLEEGETIEVIHKLLDGWWVIRKEDVTGYFPSMFLQKAGQDVAQAKSQIKSRGAPPRRSSIRNAHSIHQRSRKRLSQDTYRRNSVRFTQQRRRQRPGPQSPGSALKEEQQPETERPKPQPAVPPRPSADLILHRCSESTKRKLASAV is encoded by the exons ATGTTTCCTATTGAGGCGGGGGACATCAACCCACAGAATAGGATCATCCCGCACCTGCCAG CCCCGCGGTGGTTTGATGGGCAGCGGGCGGCCGAGAGCCGCCAGGGCACTCTTACCGAGTACTGCAGCGCGCTTATGAGCCTGCCTGTCAAGATCTCCCGCTGCCCGCACTTCCTCGACTTCTTCAGGGTGCGCCCCGACGACCTCAAGCTCCCCACAGACAGCCA GGTGAAAAAGCCAGAGACATACCTGATGCCCAAAGATGGCAAGAGCAACACTGCGG ACATCACGGGCCCCATCATCCTGCAGACGTACCGCGCCATCGCTGACTATGAGAAGGGCTCGAGCTCCCAGATGGCACTGGCCACGGGCGACGTGGTGGAAGTCGTGGAGAAGAACGAGAGCG GCTGGTGGTTCTGCCAAATGAAGACAAAGCGTGGCTGGGTCCCAGCGTCCTACTTGGAGCCCCTGGACAGTCCTGATGAAGCCGAGGACCCAGAACCCAACTATGAAG gtGAGCCCTACGTCACCATCAAAGCCTACACTGCGGTGCTGGAGGATGAGATGTCCTTGGAGGAGGGTGAAACCATTGAGGTCATTCATAAGCTCCTGGATGGCTGGTGGGTCATCAG GAAAGAAGATGTCACAGGTTACtttccatccatgttcctgcagaAGGCAGGGCAGGACGTAGCCCAGGCCAAAAGCCAGATCAAGAGCCGGGGGGCGCCGCCCCGCAG GTCGTCCATCCGCAACGCACACAGCATCCACCAGCGGTCACGGAAGCGCCTCAGTCAGGACACCTATCGGCGCAACAGTGTCCGTTTTACGCAGCAGCGCCGCCGCCAGCGGCCGGGACCACAGAGCCCCGGGAGCGCCCTGA AGGAAGAGCAGCAACCCGAGACCGAACGCCCCAAGCCGCAGCCGGCCGTGCCCCCGAGGCCCAGCGCAGACCTCATCCTGCACCGCTGCAGCGAGAGCACCAAGCGGAAGCTGGCCTCCGCTGTCTGA